The Nicotiana tomentosiformis chromosome 2, ASM39032v3, whole genome shotgun sequence genome includes the window ATATGGGGTGATAAAATTTTTCCCATCCGCCTGTATTTTAGCCCGAACAGTATATTTATCaaccaaaaaaaggaaaaagaaaaaaagaagctcAAACCAGTTATTACAACCTTCAGATCTCATCTTCTGCAGCCCCACATCCTTTTCCCAATCCTCAAGTGTCAATCTACAAAATCAGGCGAATACAACATTTTCAATATTTGCTCATAAGCTTCAAGAACTTTTCAACCAGCTCTGCGAGCCTCGGCTCATCAATCTGATTAGACCAGTCCGCAATACTGTCATTGCTCACCATTGCCTCACTTGTAAATTCAAATAGTGCACCAAAAAGTTGACGACCTGTTGCAACCTCACCCAGGAGCCACGTTTCTTCTATCAATTTAAGCAGTGCACTACTAAATACTTTGTCATCTAGTAACAAACACTTGAAATATTGAAGACGCTTTGATACTGCTTCTTTCATGTCGCCCGCTCCTTCGACAACAGCACAAAACAAGGGACGAACTAGGTCTGCATTGTGTGCTCCTAGTGTCCCCGATAGTAATAGAAGTGCTATCTTATCCGCTGAGGTGATGTCGAGCTGTAGGTGAGCATGAATAACTTGATAGATCAGCCTCTCGTCATACCTAGACGACTTAATAGTACGCACCCTTAACATTTTCGTTACAGCTTTGCAGCACTCCTCTGCTGTTGCTCGTCTTTTTTCCTTGAAATTCCAGATCTTAAATACTCCATAATCTCCACTTGAATTGTACTCTTGTAATTCTGTCTTGACAGTTTTAACCGCTTCAATAACCGCATCCCCTTTGTCACCAAGTGCTTTAAGCTTTCCCAGTTCTTTATCGTCATCA containing:
- the LOC104090633 gene encoding factor of DNA methylation 5-like: MEELKSQNLEQAKRIKDLLEYQQLQIRKINEYTISNLEEIATIKEYEELFEELLVDQPREGIALKLVGYLPEEPFLYCIEPKDEAKEMHAKFQELICSSWHPFKVSDINGEPKRVFIDDDKELGKLKALGDKGDAVIEAVKTVKTELQEYNSSGDYGVFKIWNFKEKRRATAEECCKAVTKMLRVRTIKSSRYDERLIYQVIHAHLQLDITSADKIALLLLSGTLGAHNADLVRPLFCAVVEGAGDMKEAVSKRLQYFKCLLLDDKVFSSALLKLIEETWLLGEVATGRQLFGALFEFTSEAMVSNDSIADWSNQIDEPRLAELVEKFLKLMSKY